From the genome of Streptomyces sp. NBC_01304:
CGGCTCGACGAGTCCGGTGACCGGGACGCCGCCGAGCGCGCCCACCTGGTGCACTACCGGGAGTTCGCCCGCCGCGCCGACCCCGAGCTGCGCGGGTCCGGGCAGCAGGCCGCGATCGAGCGGATCGAGGTCGAGTACGAGAACCTGCGCACCGCCCTGCGCCGCGCCACCGCCGCCCGTGACGAACACGAGGCGCTCTGCCTCGTCCTGTCGCTGTGCTGGTACTGGCAGATGCGCGACCAGCGCACCGAGGCCCGCTACTGGGCCACCGCCGCCTCCGCGCTAGGCCCCGACCCCTTCGCACCCCCGGCCCGCCAGGCCCCGCCGCTGCGCGAGCGGTGCACGGACGCGCCGCCGCCCATGGCCGAGGACCAGCTGTGGGAGGCCAGGCGCGGCTGTGCCCTGATGCAGCTGGCCACCATGGACCACACGAGCGACGACTGGACCGGGGCCAAGAGCATGGAGCGGCTGCAGTGCATCGTCGACACCTACCGGCCCGGGTTGCCGCAGACCTGCTGGGTGCCCGGCTCGTTGTGGTTCTTCGCGGTGCTGCTCACCAGTGGTACGACCGACATCCGGACGATGCTCGACGCGACCGTGGACGCCTGCCGCGAGTACGGCTACCGCTGGGAGCTGGCCGCAGCCCTGCAGATGCGGGCCAATGTGCTGGCCAACCGGAGCGACTGGGCCGGTGAGGCGGACCGGGACGCGGACGCCGCGCTGGAGATCTTCCACGAGCTCGGCGATGCCTGGGGCGTGGCCGAGGCGCTGTCCGCCCGTGGTGAGGCCCTGGAGCGGCGCGGTGAATTCGTGCGCGCGGGCGAGGACTTCAGGCAGGGCATGGACCACGCGGAGCGGATCGGCGCGGCCACTCAGGCAGCGGTCCTCAAGGCGCGGTACGCGGGCATCCTCCTGGAGACGGGCGAGGGCGAGACGGGCGAGCGTCTGCTCCGCGAGGTGGTCGCCGACCAGGACTCGGCCGCCAACGAGGCGCTGCCGGCGGCCCGGATGTATCTCGCGCTGTGGCTCGGCCGTACCAATCGCGGACCCGAGGCACGGGAGCAACTGGAGCAGATGCGGGACCAGTTCCGCTCCGGCCCCGCGGTGATGTTCGAGGGCTTCGTCCTCGGTCTGCTCGCCTGGCTGGACAACATGGAGGGCAAGCACGAGCTGGCGCTCGAGCATGTGCGGGCCGGTGTGGAGCGCGCTGTCGATCCGCTGTCCCTGATGATCGCGCCGTATCTGCCGACGGTTCAACTGACCAATGCCGCCTGGGCGTTGGCAGGATCCCGCGGGCCGGAAGGCGCCCTGCTCGGCGCCCGGTGCCTGGGTGCTGCCGACACGCTGCTGCCCGAGGGCCACTTCGCCGCCCCGCAGGAACGCGAGAACCGCGCGATGGCCGAGGCGGCCGTGCGCGCGGAGCTCGACGAGGCGACGTACGACAGTGCGTACGCACAAGGCGGCGGCCTCTCCCTGGAAGAGGCCGCCGCGTTGTTCTGACCGGTGCCACAGACGCGATCCGTTCGGCGCCGGATCAGGTCTGGGGGTTGGCGCCCATCAGCTCTTGTTGGTGAACTTGCGGATGGCGATCGGCGCCATGACCACGGTGAGTCCGACCGTCCAGGCCAGCGTCACGATCAGGCCGTGCTGGATCGGGCCGCCGACCATCAGGCCGCGGGCCGCGTCGGCGAGACCCGACATCGGGTTGTACTTGGTGAAGGACTCCAGCCAGCCCGGCATCGACTGGGTCGGCGCGAAGATCGACGAACCGAACTGCAGCGGCATCATCACCAGGAAGCCCATGGCCTGCACCGACTGGGCGTTCTTCATGGTCACACCGAGCACCAGGAAGATCCACATCACGGCCGAGCCGAAGAGGGTGGACAGGCCTACCGCGGCGAACAGACCGGCCCAGTTGGTGAAGTCGAAGCCGACCAGTGCGGCGACGATCATCAGGACCGTGGTGGCGATGAGCATCCGCAGGAGCTCCACCGAGATCTTGGCGATCAGTACGGAGCCCCGTCCGATCGGCAAGGACCGGAAGCGGTCCATGATGCCCTTGTGGAAGTCCTCGTTGAAGCCGGTGCCGACTCCCTGGGCGATGTTCATGCTCATCATCGCCAGCATGCCGGGGATCACGTACTGGATGTACTGGTCCTGGCCGCCGCCGAGCGACTGGCCGATGGACCCGCCGAAGACGTACACGAACAGCAGGGTGAAGACGACCGGCATCAGGATGGCGTCGAACATCGACTCCGGGTCGTTCTTGATCCACAGCAGATTGCGGCGGACCAGGGCTCCGGTGTGCCGGAGGTTGGCGCGCAGGCCGATCTTGCCGTCGGCCTGGCCCTTGCGGAGGGCGGGCGCGTCGAGCGTGGGGGTGGCGGTGCTCATACGGCGACCTCCTCGAGTACGGGGGCGGCGTCCTGCGGGGCACTGGCCTTCTGGCCGGTGATGGACAGGAACACTTCGTCCAGGCTGGGCAGTTCGGTGGTGATGTCGGCGAGGCCGTAGCCGCGGGCGGCGAGCATGCCGACGATGGCGGTGAGCTGTTCGTCGCTCTGGACGGGCACGATGACCGCGCCGGCCTCGGCGTCCACGGTGGCCGTGGCGAGCCCGGTGAGACCGGAGTCGTCCAGGTCGGTGGCGATCGCGCGGAGCTGCAGCGGGTCGGCCGGGCGGATCCGCAGGGTGCGGCCGCCGACCTTGGCCTTGAGCTCGGCGATCCCGCCACTGGCGATGATCTTGCCGCGGTCGATGACCGTGAGGCCGGAGGCCAGCTGCTCGGCCTCCTCCATGTACTGGGTGGTGAGCAGGACGGTGACGCCCTCGCCGACCATGCGCTTGACCTCGCTCCACACCTCGTTCCGCGTACGCGGGTCGAGACCGGTGGTCGGCTCGTCGAGGTAGAGGACGGCCGGCTGGCCGATCATGGACGCCGCGAGGTCGAGCCGGCGGCGCATACCGCCGGAGTACGTTCCCGCCGGGCGCTTGGCCGCGTCGGTGAGCGAGAACCGCTCAAGGAGCTCGGTGGCGCGGCGCCTGGAGTCGGCCCGGGACAGGTCGAGCAGGCGCCCGATCATGTACAGGTTCTCGAAGCCGGAGATCTTCTCGTCGACCGAGGCGTACTGGCCGGTGAGCCCTATCTTGCGGCGCAGCTGGCGGGGCTGGGTGAGGACGTCGTACCCGGCCACGAAGGCCGAGCCCGCGTCGGGCTGGATGAGGGTGGACAGGACTCGTACGAGGGTGGTCTTGCCGGCGCCGTTGGGGCCGAGGACACCGAGGACGGTGCCTTCCTTGACCT
Proteins encoded in this window:
- a CDS encoding ABC transporter permease, with the translated sequence MSTATPTLDAPALRKGQADGKIGLRANLRHTGALVRRNLLWIKNDPESMFDAILMPVVFTLLFVYVFGGSIGQSLGGGQDQYIQYVIPGMLAMMSMNIAQGVGTGFNEDFHKGIMDRFRSLPIGRGSVLIAKISVELLRMLIATTVLMIVAALVGFDFTNWAGLFAAVGLSTLFGSAVMWIFLVLGVTMKNAQSVQAMGFLVMMPLQFGSSIFAPTQSMPGWLESFTKYNPMSGLADAARGLMVGGPIQHGLIVTLAWTVGLTVVMAPIAIRKFTNKS
- a CDS encoding ATP-binding cassette domain-containing protein — protein: MTRFDNNPSHGDNAVEVRGLVKHYGETKALDGVDLEVKEGTVLGVLGPNGAGKTTLVRVLSTLIQPDAGSAFVAGYDVLTQPRQLRRKIGLTGQYASVDEKISGFENLYMIGRLLDLSRADSRRRATELLERFSLTDAAKRPAGTYSGGMRRRLDLAASMIGQPAVLYLDEPTTGLDPRTRNEVWSEVKRMVGEGVTVLLTTQYMEEAEQLASGLTVIDRGKIIASGGIAELKAKVGGRTLRIRPADPLQLRAIATDLDDSGLTGLATATVDAEAGAVIVPVQSDEQLTAIVGMLAARGYGLADITTELPSLDEVFLSITGQKASAPQDAAPVLEEVAV